The following proteins are co-located in the Gorilla gorilla gorilla isolate KB3781 chromosome 7, NHGRI_mGorGor1-v2.1_pri, whole genome shotgun sequence genome:
- the LOC134759077 gene encoding basic proline-rich protein-like, translating into MARAAAAAARCPGSRTASGRVPRAPRGSPSVSPPPPPPAFRSRGARPRPLARQPGSRSLPGLLHASAAAAGPTPPAALSSSTPAPPRSGQRPARRRGRAAER; encoded by the coding sequence ATGgcgcgcgccgccgccgccgccgcccggtgCCCCGGCTCGCGCACGGCCTCGGGCCGCGTCCCGCGCGCTCCCCGCGGCTCCCCCTCTGTctcgcccccgcccccgcccccggcgTTCCGGTCTCGCGGGGCTCGGCCTCGCCCTCTCGCCCGGCAGCCCGGCTCGCGCTCGCTCCCGGGTCTGCTGCACGCGTCCGCTGCCGCTGCCGGGCCGACGCCTCCGGCCGCTCTCTCGTCCTCCACCCCCGCCCCGCCGCGCTCCGGGCAGCGTCCCGCGCGGAGAAGGGGGCGGGCGGCGGAGAGGTGA